Part of the Pelobates fuscus isolate aPelFus1 chromosome 12, aPelFus1.pri, whole genome shotgun sequence genome, cggcctggacctcttctctgcTTTTCTTCCACCTCTGTTCTCTCCCTGTGAGACAGATGCCCCACTTCTCCCTTCTTTCTCTGTTACATCAAAGGTTCCAGGCCTCACGTCCCTACGTTACAAGACGGAGCTCTGTACAAGATATGCAGAAAGTGGGTTCTGTGCCTATAAAAGCCGCTGCCAATTTGCCCATGGTTTGAGTGAACTAAGACCTCTTCTCCAGCACCCTAAATACAAGACAGAGCTATGCCGATCCTTTCACGTCCTTGGGACCTGCAATTATGGCTTGCGTTGCCTTTTTATTCACAACCTTCAGGAACGGAGGGAACCTCTTGTCTCCCCAACTGTCAGTCGTTTGCCACAACGTCGTCATGTAGCTCCATACAACAAGCAGCGCTGCCGCCTCTGGCGCTCACCTACTGGCTGCCCTTATGGGGCTCGTTGCCACTTTCAGCACCCAAAGGGTGTCCAGGAGGCATGCCGTCACTATGCTGCTCTAGGTGACTGCCCCTATGGATCTCGCTGTTACTTCTCACACAACCAGCCTCCAGACCGTTGGGGCACCGGAGGCAAGAAAGGGAGTGACTGTCTATCGCATTCAGATGCAGATAGTGAACCTGGAACACCATTGTTCTCAGACTCCTCTGCTAACAATGCATTTACATTCTCAAGTCTCCTTCTGCCGCTTGCTCTACGTCTACAGATACTAGGGGAGGAGGAAGACTTTAGTGGCCTTGGTGACCCAGTCCTCACAGAGGATGAAAACTCACAAGGAACAGTGTCTGACTGAGCAGTTAACTCCTGCACATTTCTTATACATGTctatgaattttaaattttacgATGTTGAACCCTGATTTTTGGAAGTTCTAAGGGTTTGATATAAAGCTCTTAACCTAAGCTCTTTAGCAGAAAGAAGCTAAATTATCTTTTTAACTACTGCCGATAAGGCTCTTATGTAAATAATTGTTTTAACTTATTTCTTGTCTAACTGCAGACGTGTCTAATATTAGTGATGTAGTTTGATGGGATTGTTTCATAGAACAAGATGTTTTTATGTCGCtaattaaaagtgtttttaataATCTCTTGGCTTGTCTCTCTAATTCGAAGCGGTAAAGTTTTACTGAAGCTTCAAATAAAGGGGGGATAACTTGCACTATCCCTTCAAGGGTGCAAAAAAGTGTCACTGATGCTGTGTAGGGagcatttacatttttctttattcaGGTTGGTTTTTCCCAATCTGACAACCTATTTCTAGCTGCTGCTTCCCACACTTTCTTGTATTTTGAGTGAATATTTATCTGACTCAATCACGTAATTTCCTACCAACCTCTCCAAGGTTTTAGAGGTTCCATATCAATTCCCAACTGGGATTGAAGAGGGGGTTTTTGGTTGCTTTTGTCACTCCTTTCTGTCATGCATATCCTTATGTTGCAGAGATCACTAATTCGGATATGACGCtgtaaccttgacaccataaattgtttctggactacacttcccatgatgctcagctagcttagagtctaaaagctagctgagcatcatgggaagtgtaggtGGCAAGGctagccatcactgctctagtggctgtctaccagtaaGAATAGCTGGGAATCTTAAGCAGGAAGATGTTTAGTTCTCTCTATAGAGCTACAGTCTGTTATTCTACTTAACTATAGGCAGTGTTCTGGGGTTAGACTCAGATTTTACTACTGAGGGGAGATATTGCATTAGTGTATTTAGCCTCCCCACAGCAGTACCACTAAAAATAACTTGCTCCTAGATTACTGGATTTGTTACAATTTCTACGCTTGGTTTGTAACATCCAGCAACTCTTGTCTATTTTAGAGTATTATTGTGTAGATGCTGGTATCACGCTCTAGTACGATTCACATTTATCCTAAGCAGAGGGCTGGTTgggtgttggtttttttttttttttgccactaaTCTAATGAAGAATCTATTGATAGGGATGTGTTATGAATCACTTATTCCATATTACTCTTTGTGACATGAGAGCTGATCGATCTCTATACCATGCTACACTTAACAATTCGTGCTGCGACTGAATTTATCAAATGGCCACTGATAGGAATAGGCTGACACCTAATACTTACTATAGTTTGGCATCTAATTCACAATCCTGTAATCACTTAGAGCAGCAGTTTTATAAGGACTGAGAAAGCTGATTAGGTTatttccctctcctcccctttagCCATCATGGCTCTCTAAAGGTGTTTGATTCtatctttcccttttttttttttttttttttttttttttttttttttttttggtgcatcCGTCCCAGCAAAAACAACCTGTGAATTCAAACATCAGTTATATAAAAACGATACTACACACAGTATATCCAGACTTAAAATACAACACTAAAtccctgcatacaaacacaccccctgtattaaaacagtaAAGTCATATAAACACCAACCCTGCATTTAAAAGCACATTAGATACAAACACATCACAGCATTCAATTGCAAACATTACACACGCATACACCACTATATGCACAAACATACTCTATAAAGATATaatcttacattcaaatgcacaaaccctACATTAATGGGAAAGTGATAGATGccaagctggcatagcattgtgggagctgtacAAAAGATGGGATCTAGCAATTCTTCTTGCACTAGAGGGGCCAAAAAAGGTATAGCATCAGTGCCActgatcctgtccctgcagatttttttcaatgtaaaaactgcctttccaGAGAACAGTggttacattgcttcctagtaacCTCccgtgacagtcactcagacagccactggaggtgctgaatgttccccgtGGTGATtgatttctatgaggagatacgaATTGGTTCAgcattttgttgtgcatgtgcaATGACCTCCCTATACTTtgctattggaaagcattggcttggctaaGTTCATCAAGATAAAAGGGACACAAGGGTACCCCTACCCTTGTCTGAAGTCACCGGCACGGCACTGCCACACTCATTCAAAGTGTTCGTAGGAAAGtgtgtttcaatgctttcctatggacgctctgcgtgattgaggcataatatgcctcaatcattgccgatgcgcctctagtggctgtctggaagacagccattagaggctggcttaaccccagatgtaaacatagcattttctgagaaactgctatgtttacatcaggcagggttaaccctagagggacctgacacccagaccacttcattgagttgaagtggtctgggtgactatagtgtccctttaagtatctcAGCCATGGATGTAACCTTACACTCtcactttcatatattttttttttttttttttaacttatttttgcAATGGCAGATTGCATGGCAAACATTGTGAGGTTTGTGCAAAAGCCATGTCATAGTAAATCTATCAACTTAGTACAGAGTTATTTTGTGAAGGCATTTCTTCATGTTGTGGTGAGCGACTTGGGTGCAATTcaccactttagtttttttttttttttaaagtccacccagcctcgcTACAGCtggaagagctggagtggatcatttccctgaggtccagtggggctgcttttGTCTTCAAGCTCTCATTGCTTGCGGTTTAGTAATGCAGCGGCTACAGTAACTTCATATTCCCTCTAgtgtgtaagctcattgagcagggccctctgttcctgtacgtccagttgtttgGCTACAATTACAtgtcagtccacccattgtacagcgctacggaatctgatggcactatataaaaaaaaaaaaaattccaacttcCAGCATCACAGCtgggcgtgcaagggagcagagcagcaaCTGTTTAGTGATTCGGGGGCCGCAGTGATGCCATATTTCAGTTCCCAGCATCACATAGAGCAGAGCAAGAACTAGaggatagttacatagctgaaaagagacttgcatttgtcaagttcagccttcctcatgtgtttttgctgttgatccaaaaggccagtctgaagcacttccaattttgcaactaactaggaaaaaattcctttttgaccccaaaatggcagtccgatatctccttggatcaagcagctattacccaactcattagaaatgatatccctgtatgctatgtttttgcaagtatttatccaactgctgtttaaacatctgtatggactctgataaaaccacgtcctcaggcagagaattccacatccttctaATCTAGATCTTACTGTAAAaagacattttctttgccttagattaaaccGCCTTTCTTCCACCCTAAAtacgtgacctcgtgtcctaggTATTGCccagtttatgaatagatttccagataatggtttgtaccggCCCCAATTATAAATTTGTTTAATGTTATCATGTCCCCTCTCaggtgctgtttttccaaactaaagatttACATTCTTTTAAccttttcttcataactaaaatgctccattccttttatcaattttgtagctcgtctcggcactttttctagtgccatgatatcctttagaacaggtgcccaaaattgcacagcatattcaaggtgtggtcttaccagcgatttataaataggcaaaattacattttcatcccgagaatttatgcccctatttatacatgacaaaaccttactggccttagcaatggcagattgacattgcatattgctgcctaatttgtctaTAACAACTCCTAAATCCTTCTCGTATCTGGTTATCCCTAATtgactaccatttagggtgtacatTGCTTGTTcattcttgaccctgaagtgcataactttgcatttctctacattaaatttcatcagtCATTTTAGTGTCTAGTcctccaatctatctaaatccctctgcagcaaagcaatatcctgctcacattttattactttacatagttttgtgtcatctgcaaacactaaaacatggctttaaatgcctatttaaagataatttataagtatgttaaatagaagcggtccaaaAACTGtatcctgagggacaccacttaccacttttgtccagcttgaaaatgttatGACAActagttgtactctatccttaagccaatgttctaaattagaatgttatagattaaatacagATGTTTACTTATTTCtctacttagctccttaagtcctcctgggtgaataccgtcaggcttCGGAGCTTGATTTACAttgattttctttaactgctataGCAGCTTGTttcaagtcatccaatcacaaatcatctgcaagttttttggggtttggttttgcattctttggctttcAATtactcattttctagtttagccacttgaaATGTGTTTTTGCAATgccattattggcttccttatattttatataggatgcctctgatttaaatgcccttttctcatttttaatctcttgttttacttctctactaaacattggtttcttttatatttatcaccCAATGGTAcacactgagaaatgtacctttgtgATGATATGTGCTCCCTTGCCATCTGGCTCTATGGCCCCTGGCTGGCTGCCTCCATGTTCCCTTGGACTGACAAACACCCAGGCGCCAGGTCAATATACCTAGTTGCCAtattgggatttgtcgagccttaGGCTAAGACCTCTCAGTCTGTGACACAAATTCAGGGTGATAAGAGAGCTGGGATCTGGCAGATACTGTGTTGGTCTGTATATGCAATAAAGCAATTTAAAGGCATAACTTTGCCATGGCTAACCCATGACTTCTAAAAGGAAGACCTTTTCCAGGGGCACTAAGCAGGTTAACCCTAGGCCTGTCACCAGCTTGGGCTGTCCTCTTCATTTTTCACATAAGGAATAACTCTAGGCAGGTTACCAATTCGCCCCCATTTCTTTCTCCACATAGGGATACTTAAAGTTTCCAAGCAAATCCATGGCCCTTGTCTCACCAATAAGTCTAAGGCCCAATCctgctagaaaaaaaaagacCCCCTCCCAATCATTCTCTTGCTATAGAAAACGCCGTCCAAGAGTTGGAGCTTTGATGATTACGTTGAAAGGTAGGGTACCAGTGGTGTGTAGTACAGCTTTGCAAACACTAGAGGGCGGGCGATCAGCAGCATTGCTACCCTGTAACATTCGGCCAGGTTTATGTCACGTGACCAGAATAAGGCCGCCTGCTGATCACGTGGTAACGATTTGACGGACAAGCCTATTGGCCAATGAGTGTTTCCCCCGCCCAATCAGAGCTGTGTCGGCTAATCGAGAAGCGGAGAGAGGGGATGCAAACGGCGTAACGGAGTCCGGGCGGGATTAACGCGGTCAGCTTCCGCCTCCGGTAAGGCGATTCTCCTTGCGGTGTGGTGAGCGCCCATCTGTTGTGTAGATGAATTCCGTGCACAGCCAGCGCGCGGGGTATCGCGGAATGATTGTACACCGAGCAGTCAGCGGGTGGGATGAGCGTAAAGGATGCTGGGAATCTGGGAAGTGACGTCAATCAGAGAGGCGCCTACcttcgttgccatggcaaccgatGGAGCTTCATTCTTTAATCCAATCACTGCTAACCTTACTGTTTGTAAAACACACTGGTTCTCCAGGAGTATAGCTGGGCAGGTCCTATAGCCCCCCTCTCCCTAAATAGGCCCTTGCCAAAGTTTTTACTTTTAAAGGGATAGTTTAGTCACCTcaaggtaccataacaacttcatctaaattaaattattatggtgccaggaggcccccaggGGTTTAACCCTAAAGTTGCCTCCAGAGACGATCTCCACCCCTCCCCAGGTGGCATTCGGCTTCTGATATTTCAGTTTCATGAAGCGCGGAGTGCTGCGCTGCTGATTGGGTAAGAGtgcgttttgtgaatggggagtcactgattggcagaGAGCATCTGCCGAGCCAGTCAGGGGCGCGCCTGCCAGGCAGCACCCCGCACTTCCTGAAACAAATTTCAAAAGCTCGATGACGCTTGGGGGGAGTGGAGACTGgctctggaggcaactttgggattAAACTTCTTGAAATTAGAGTGGGGATCTCATGGCACCatcacaacttaatttagatgaagttgttatggtgcctggagtgttcatgTGTGCaagtaatttttgtttttctaccAAGACATCTCCTACATCTCACACTTCCTGGCAGTTTCTTACCTTAGGCATGCTTTTCAACTCTAGTCCTGGTCTTGTATAtggcaattatgtatataaagtGTCTCTGTGCTGAGAAGtcgtgcaaacatggaaaaggagcGGAGTCACATATGGAATTTGCCTGTGTGTTCCCCTGCTTTCCAAGGTAACTGCCCTACTTTTAATACTTTAGATCACTTTTCAGAAAATCGTAACACTTGGTGTGTTAGAAGACAGGATTGGAGGGGGCTGGTGGTCCTGTGGGCGCCGgctctctggtctgcagctccgccaggagtgagctgcagaccacttGGTAAATCTTCTTAGAATGGTAAATCCAgttagagcgttgccgtggtaacccgcgggaGATTgtgagacacttcagtctgcagctcactcccagtggagctgcagactgaaggctggctctctcccgggcagactgactggaggggccTTGCACCTGGCGGCAATATGGGCAAGCTGCCAGGCCCCCTCCTGTCGGGTCCTCcgtctctgaccgaggacccgatatGGTAGTCTACCCTAAGGCAATTTAGGTGGCCGCAAGGCCTTAGGCGAACGCCTAAATCGACTAATtatagagccgcctctgcatggGAGCGGAATCTGTAAAATTGTATTTAGCTATTCAAATGCATAAGAATAAATACTTGTAGTATAACCACTGGTACAGCTGGTATAATCCAGAGAGGTCTGTGACATTACAAGGATACCTTCGTGTAGTGAGCACAATTAGAGAATatctcacagaaaaaaaaaagtaaaagtatggcgctaaaataaataattcacCTAATAATAAAAATGCTGCACCTTacaatgacaaaaaaataaaaacacatatattaaCATAGAACAAACAAAATACGCTGTGTATTTAAGACAAATTTTTAAAAACGCTAAGTACTATATCATTATATGCAAGTGTATATATCATAAAATTGTGCAAAACAATGTGCTTTATGCAGTTTAAAACTAGACCCTCTTCTCCTGCAGAAAACATTCTTAAATCAGAGTAGAATGAATTAAAGTGACTGAGGAACTGCATAAAAACTCTAATGGTACACTAACCAAGCTGGACAGGTTCAGGGAAGGCCTCTTGGTGCTGGCTGGAGACCTCAATGTCCCTCTGGATCCACGAATGGACTCCTCTCGGGGCGCAAGCACGGTCCCGGCGCACTGCCTTAGATCGATCCGACGATCCCTGACCAAAGCTGGGTTAGTGGATTGTTGGAGAGTAGCACACCCTGAGGATAAAGACTTTTCCTACTATTCTCCGGTACACAAACAGTACAGCAGAATAGACTACTTATTCATGCCCCAGGAAAGGCCTGTCTCTTCTCCGAGAGGCCAAAATAGGACTTATACACCAATCAGACCACGCACCAGTCTCGCTGAGAATAAAATCCCCACTGTTCAAACCCGTGGAACGCCAGTAGAGACTCAATGAGTCCCTGCTGGACGATCTAGAGGCCTGTACCACTGCCCGACAGACTATCACGAACTACTTTGTGGAGAACGATACCGCAGACATGTCCCCACTGAC contains:
- the LOC134578346 gene encoding mRNA decay activator protein ZFP36L2-like, producing the protein MDRKEMLLELTGGLDLFSAFLPPLFSPCETDAPLLPSFSVTSKVPGLTSLRYKTELCTRYAESGFCAYKSRCQFAHGLSELRPLLQHPKYKTELCRSFHVLGTCNYGLRCLFIHNLQERREPLVSPTVSRLPQRRHVAPYNKQRCRLWRSPTGCPYGARCHFQHPKGVQEACRHYAALGDCPYGSRCYFSHNQPPDRWGTGGKKGSDCLSHSDADSEPGTPLFSDSSANNAFTFSSLLLPLALRLQILGEEEDFSGLGDPVLTEDENSQGTVSD